The Prunus dulcis chromosome 3, ALMONDv2, whole genome shotgun sequence genome segment TTAGCATTGTATTTTGTCTTGGTAAATAGCTTATAAAAGTCACAAACAATTTAAGTTCAGGGGACCAGCTACCATTTGATGTAGGTAGacttaaataaatttgtttgcAACTGTGGTCCATGCATTGGGGGTGAGAGAGAAGGTTGATGTTAATTCACGAGTAGGCCCTGCCCTTCACCACAAGGTCTAAATCTAAAAGGTCCACCACAACACAaccaataaaacttatttcactTCTAACTACGCACTGCGAGTTTAAAAATTACTCCAAACTGTACGTAGATATATAATTGTGGTGGTCcatgtctatatatatatgcgtgAGAGATATagcagaaatttttttatgcgGATATCTGAACGTTATTATCATGCAGACGTCATATATATgatgtattattttttcttatttttttatttatttataatgatatcaacacaataataatatgtaAACATCCATATAAAAGAATAACTATATACACATACCTATTAATTTATGAAACTTATATATGAGGTACGCCCTAGGTGTAGAGAAGGCAAATTcaatgtaattaaattttattttgagaataataataataataataaaatcaagtGCGTATGTTCACGCGATGTTGTCGTGTTGTGTTATGTTGGGGGTTGCTTTTGAATGCATAGGCATAGCAGAATCCTTGCTGCTTATGGCTACAAGAATAATCGAATATGGGTGCTGTTTTGTACACGAACTTTTTAGATATAGTTTAAAtgatataataaattaatggtTTGATTATAATCCTTTTTTAAGAAATACTTCTCTCATACTGCCCACAGtttcaatgaaaatgagtTGCATAACTCATTGTAAAATGGGGTTTTATTTAAGTATGCACTCTTTGTAGTTCAAGCAGTGAAGAATATTTTAACTTTGCGTTCAATATTTTATGTTCGATTCTTCTCCTTATGATATATCATATAAATGCATATTAAATTgataacataaaaaaatagaatatcaTTGAGATctcaattgaaatttcaattcatGGTGTCATCAAAAAATTCTACAAACTTACACCATacaattcaaaagaaaatattattctTTACATATGTACAAAATGTAAAAGTAATGTTCACAAGATACTTTGAAATGTTTTCTTATCACAATATTATTGTGTGGTGTTTCGATAATATTACATTTTGTAaatgtgttataatataaatgaatttaatgCATCACATCGTCATGTCAGATACTATATTAGATATTCACAATAGTACCAAAACTGTTCCTTACGTATAAGtatataaaaggaaaagatagaaaaatgtaaaagAACGGGAAAAATAGGCAAGGGTGTggggatgagagagagagagagagagagagagagtagttGTGTTGGGTCACTTTAGCGTTTTGCGTAGGGGTCTCACAGGTCGCTGTCAGTCATAAATAGGGGgaaagaaagcaaagaaagtgctgctgctgctcttgttgttagagagagaaagagagagagaaggagagagaagaaagctaTAGCAAATACCACCACCTCTTCAGCCCATCAGTACTTCTCTTCAGTCTTCAGTCTGTCTGTCCTTCCCTCCATCGAgcgggaaaaagaaaataataataaacacaagaaagaaaagaaaaaaaaaagtacaaaacaAACacctctctatctctctcttcctttctctcattttctctatCCTCCTCTAAAGCTTTGCTCTTtgattctcttctctctctctctctctacctaGCTACAACCCTTATCCtcatttccttctcttcttcttcttcttcttcaaagaATAATAATCTCTTCCAAAACGACCATGGCTGTTGCGTTTGAAGGCTTCTCCATCCGGTAAGCTTTGCTGCTTACTGTTCAGCTCAGATTCAGTGAGTTTTTCTCTGCTTTACAATTTATATGCTGCTTTTGATTTCGTCTGTTGCAGAGAGTACGCGGCAAAGATGAGAACCGTGGACGTGTTCAAATCCTATCCCTTCACTGCTGCAGACAATCATGATgctgatgaagatgatgaagatatgaaggagaagaagaagaagaagaagaagaaggaacaaGTCGAGGCCTTGCTTCCTCCGATCACTATCACCAAGTTCAAGTGGTGGGCCCACGAGCTCCACCGCTTAAGAGCATCCACTaatccccaccaccaccacccagAACAGATGTTAACGCTTATTAACAAAGAAAGCTCAGATATTCCCAGAAACGACATCGAATTCACTGCCGTTGCCGATGAGCTTGAGGCTGAGGTCGAGTCTCAGGAAACCCAGAAATCGTCTGAGACGTCGTCGTCGTTGGTTTGTCCAGTTTGTAAAGATTTCTCATCGGCCACTGTCAACGCCGTGAATGCGCATATCGACAGCTGCCTTGCTCAGGCGTCGAGGGAGGAGCGGAGGCAGATGAGGAAGGCCAAGTCCAAAGTACCCAAGAAGAGATCTATTGCTGAGATTTTCGCCGTGGCACCTCAGATCCAAAATCATTacgaagaagatgatgatggtgatgatgaagatTGTGAGCTGTTGGGTGAGAGTGGTGGTGATAGTAGTTTCAGTGTTTCAAGGTTGAAGGCAAAGAAGgtaaagaaaaggaagaaggagaagaagaaggtgtTGTTGTTGGAGGAGAACAAGAAGAAGTTCAACAAGAAGATGGTGatgaagaataagaagaataagaagaagaagaatgatgGGTTAATTGCAAACAAGGTATGGGGTCAATTTTTATACCATAAAATACTAATGCGTATATATGTTTTCATGATTCATATCATAAATTGAGTTGCAATATTATCATTTGGTTGTTTgctctcctttttttcttttcctcacACTGTGTGCATAAAATTACTGCAATACATTTGTGATTGTACCTTGTCTCAACAACTTAGCAGCAATGAGGTTCTGAGAATAAAGGAGAACAAAtgttagaaaacaaaatattatgcAGGAGATTTTATGGGTTGTTATTTTTGGGAGGATTTTCATTGGGTTATGGAGAAGGATGGTTGGTGCTCCAGCTGTACAGTACGGGTTTGATTTGAATAGAAAAAGGGGTATTAGATAGGTTGGGAGATCAGTTTTTGCCCCTCGTTTCGCAAAGTGTATCCTGGGCTAATCAATGATGATGTCTTTACCCCACTGTGGAGATAATCATTTGGGAATTGGGGGTCAAAGTACCCTCTGATTTTGATCAGATGGCAGCTGGTGTTTGATTAATGACATTGATATAGATTGATGGGAGATTGGATTGAGATTCATAAGTGGTGGGCTTCTGTGTTTATATGACTGATGGGTTCTAGCTATTATGCTTTAAAGTGTGGTAATTTGAAAGCAATTTTGCAAAGtcttacatatatatgtttgtaatGGAAACTGGTTGATTTCTGATCATCTGGAGATGCAATACAAAAATGCATCGTTTCTTTGTTGAAATGGGCAAGAAGTACTGTTGTTTTGTATGATCTTCTTGGTCTTTGTCTTTCATATTTTGGAGTTTCTGGTTGGCCTTCGGAGTTTCTGGGTCCACCACTTCTTCAACTTCTGATTTCAATATATACATCActttatatatagagagattAAAAAGTCATCACAGCAGGTTATGGAGGACTGTTTTGGGATGTTGCTCCATTGGTTGACCGTTTGGAAGGGCGTGTATATGATGCATGCTAGATGATTTGCATTCTTCTGTCATCATGTCATCAGAATACTGTGACTCGAACAGTGAAACATCTTTATCGTATGGACAAGATCTTGTTAAGCGGAGTTTATTCTGCTTATATTAGTTACTTGGCTGGATATGGGGTCTTGAAAGTTTGGAATTACGTAAGAATAAGAGATTTGTTGCATGGGTATTTGTCCTTGTATTTGGAGCCCTTTCTTCGTTTTGCACTTTCTTAATCTTTGTGGCATGGCCTGATATGTAGTTCGAGAGGATGATACCAAAGGATGATATTTCACTCCAGAAGATGAATCGGTCTAATTGTTCTAAGATAAATATGATATGCAGTTCGAGATGAAGATTCCTTTCTGCAAAATTCACTGTATAGGAATTCTGAATTTGAAGCAGCACTATGGCTACTTTGATCTAGTGGTATAGAACAATCTCCATATGAAGTTTTACACGGCTACTTGATGCCATTGATTGAAAGAAGGATGGACATTATGAGTCTCAGTTTATCTTGCTTGAACCAGCTATATATGGCCATAATGTGAATGTTTGGATTGCGAGACAAATGGTTTGGACAAGAGAGCATTCTCTAGGATGCTGCTAGTTTTTATATGAAACTGATTATTTGGAAATCCTCAGATAGAGAGGGGGTAATATGCACTGACAGCTTACAATCCTTTGTAATGGAGTTGGACAGATGACACCTTATTTGCAACGCAGCTGAATTTCGAGACTGCTTGATATATGGTTTTGTCATTGGGTCGACTTATCTCATTGACTGAAATTACCTGTCTACAGTTGATGCTTAAcgtactttatttttttaattgaagagTCCAACAACATATAAATCTTGATATATTTGATatataagtttatttgagggacacccttgtgGGGTCCACTAcatattgtatttcaatgaTCCGAACAGTTTAGTGTTTAGATATTCCCTCAAAGATCATCTGTCCAAAAAATAACTTAGATCTGAGaccatttgaccactcaattagaTGGTTGTTATtatagtattttcttgaagcaccatgtTTGTCTATTTTGTAGGTCCCTATTAGAagccttaatgattttcaatttgcatgattttttgcaaggatgatctatgaatgaagatttGTATATGATAATGTGTTTTGATTGAagaatttatatgaaatggTGTAATGACTTTCTTGTCTGAATCAGGAGAAGTCTTGCAAACTCAAATTGCAAAATCCAGTCACTTTTGCCAAAAAGCTGAATAAGAAGTTTGCACTGGACATTTGGGATGGTGTAACTGTCCGTGCAAGGACGCCAAATCTGAAATACTTATCtacaaagaagagaaaagtaGTTCAAACATCCAAATTGATTCCTAAGCATCAGAAGCAAATTTTTGCTGTTCGCAGCATTCTCAAGAATCATGACGTTTGTGGTCAGAACTCCGCATTTTGCAGCATGCAAGGTGATAGTCAAGCAAATCCTTGTGGTATTCAACACTCAGAAAGGCATGTTAAGTTTTCTGACAAGAATCACATACTTGGCCCAAGGAAGAATGGATTGTCTTCCTTTCAACACAATACTGTTGGCAACTTATCTTCTGATACCTTTGTTAGTTCATCTGAGAAGGACCAGTCTGCTGACAGTAATAAAGAAGCAGCCCCCATGGAGGTAGACAGAAGAGAAAATCATGTTTCAATTGGCACAGATAATGGAACTGAGGCCTGCAGTATAATTGGAAGGAAGGAATTGCCTAAAATATCTGATCATGCTGATATACCAAGTTTTCTGAGGCCACATATTACTCATCAGGAAAAAGTAAAGCATTTGCCTGATAAATCTGTACCTGCAAGTAGAGCTGCAACTGAAGATAATAATTTGAGTATGTTCGGTCAAGGCTATCCAATCACCTCACATAAACCTGCATATGCTGGCATTCCAAGATTGATATCTGCTCTAGAAGAACCACGCACAAATACTCATGGAGTTGCTGTTTCCAGAGCTTTTGGTTCCAGTGGGACGATGATTGATCATATTGAACATCCTATCCATGGAGCTGCTATGAGTTCAAGGGAAAATGCAGGAGCATTTCCTGAACCTTTTTCATCTAGTTTCACTTTCAATGAGATTGCAAGGGGGGGGCTTCCATTCCCTTCACAATCTGAAATAGATAAATTTAGTGATCATGGTCTGCACCGCCAATCATTATGTCCTCCCATGAACTTGATGGGTGCCTCATATCCCTTTCCAGAGTGGAAACAAAGAGCAGGTTCCTTTAGGGAAAGGTGCGTGGATGAGGATTTTATTGGTTTGCCTCTCAATTCGCAGGGTGAACTAATCCAGTTGAGTCCAACGGGTAGAAGTGGGTTCAACCAGCTGAGGAAGTTGGATACTATACCAGGGTCCTCCAGTAGCTTACCTGTGCAGAATTTTAGCCAGTTGATGAGTACGAGTAGCTTACCAGCACATAACTTTACCCACAGAACGAGTATGGAAGATTCTTTGACTGCATACAAGAAGCATTTTGTGGAGAAAGAACTTCCAAATGATCAGTTGAATTTGTTTCCTATGCAGAATTATGTTAAAGAGAATTTTAATTCACATTTTCCAGACAGGTTAGGTGTTACTTACTTGGATAGCACTCAAAGAGCAGGTATACACCAGCTTGATTTTGAGAGCAGCAGAAGCAGCCACTCTTTTCGTCCGCTTGATTCAGGCCTGAACCTCATGAATATCTCTACCAGTGGATGCAGACAATTTGACCAGGTACAGAACCAAAAGACAGTGGGAATGATGCCTATGGATAATTCAGGTCACACATCGTCGAATATGAATCAACCAACAATGCGGTTAATGGGAAAAGATGTTGCAATTGGTAAAAGTAGTAGAGAGATTCAAGGATTTGAGGATGGAAAAGTTTGGACAGATAAGGAGATTATAGCAGAGCATTGTCCTTCAAGTACTGCCTTGCATAGTTCTTCCTTGAACAAGAATTTCCAGCAGAGTTGGCTTCCAGACACGGCATCAGGGAAGTTGAAAGAAACTGTAGCACAGTCTTCAGAAATTCACAGCGAACACGCCTCTCTACAAAATTTTCTGATGAAAGCCCCAGAATATAGATTTCCTCATCCTTACCACAACTGGCAAAGCAATTCAGATTTTCAAACTGGCAGCCTTACCGCCCACAGAAGTCCAAGTTCAAATTTGATCCATTTTGCTCAGTTACCCACTTCACCTGCAATGTTTAATAGGGCACCCAACTTCCCGGAAGCCTTCATATCTGGAGCTGAATCTCTACAGTTTGGCTCTCAACTACCTGTATTTTCTGGTCCACAAACTACCTGTGGACATGGGGTTTTAAGACCTGCTGAATTCAATTACAAGCAGAACCCACCACATTTTACAAAATCAGCATTTGGCTTTCCTTTCCTAAATCCGGAATGCAGAGAAAATGTCCAATCACCATGGTTTCAGAGCTCCTCCAAGGGCCTGCCCCCTTGGTTGTTACATGCAACACTACAGGGAAAACCACCAAATACAGCTTCTCAATCTTTTCCAGATGTGGGTAGGAAAAACCATCATCATATTATGCCGAGAAGTGATATTTTCACCGCGCCGTTCATGCATCATTCATCTGAATTTTCTTATCCTTGCAATTTGATGACCTATCATTCACAAGTGATGAGTTCACCTAGTCCGGCAACTACATTTCTGCCTCCACATGCTCCAGCCAATACAGGAGGAAATCAAAAAGCAATGTCTGCCATCAATATGGGCTACAGAAACAGAACCAAGGTAAAAGACAGATTGAAATCAAAAGATTATGGTATCAAAGACCCTTATCCTTGCAAGAAAACCAAGAGACTTGCAGTAAAAGCAGTTGATTCAACAATTCCTCCTAACATGTTCAACttagaaatgcaagaaaagtTGAGTGCTGTTGCAGGGTCATCAAGAGGGAACTTTTTCAGTGAAATGCAATCTACTTCGAGAGCACTTGACGTTGACTCGAGTAGGACAAAAGCAAGTGATTTGGGTTGCAGCCTACATGAAATTCAAGAGGATGGATTCGGAAGCTTTGGAATTGAGTCCTCCAAAGTAGATGGTATGGTGAAATCTGGTCCCATTAAACTATGCGCAGGAGCAAAACACATCCTAAAACCCACTCAAAATGTGGATCAGGATATCTCCAGGCCAATCCATTCAACTATCCCCTTTGTTGCAGTACCTAATGGTTGTAGAGAACCAGAGCCTCAGAAGAAATCAACAAAGATTTACAGGTTTTAGAAGTAAGTCTTATTCGattgaaaatattttccttCCCCATCatcttaattattttattatctgTCATGCTTATAAGCATCACATTTTTTGTGAATGCAACAGGATCACTACTTAGTCCAGGATACAGAAATGTTCATGTGTGAATACCAGCATAGTTCATACATGATTTGGCGCCGTTGCACTTGCAGTGACAATTCGAAACACTTTTCCAATTATAACTGTCGAAaaactttgtatttttaacaTCTGTTTCTGCAGCAATGTATTCTCCACATGGCTTCTGTAAAATATGACATTGCAGTAGTGGCGTATATGCTTATCTTACAATTCAAGTTATTTTCAGACTACATCATTCTGTTTCTGGAATTCTACAAAGCGAAGTGattattgttttcttcatcATATGAATTTTTTGAAGTCTGAATATCCTAATATCCTTTGGTTAGCAGGGAATTTAGTCAGgttttttttgcctttttttggcttttattAGCATATTCTCCAAAAATCGAGAGAAGTTATTATATAtaccaaagaaagaagattaatcacaagaaacagaaaaagtcGGCCTCCATGACATAAAACACAGCACATCAAGAACAAGTGCTGTATTTAATCCATGCATGTATATCATTGAATTTCATTGTCAGaccaaagaaataaaaaaaacaacattaattGTTAGTTTCTGCTACATGTCCATCGCAGCAGAAGaacattttgtttcttacaGTTTTCACAtttacatattatatatatatatatatatatgtaataaaaataaaaagaagaccAGATGTCTTTTCAGCTTCTCCTCAGTACTTCCTAGCTTCTTTTTCAGCCTGAAAATTTTGATCACGCACTAATAAATTTAATCCCAGATAGAAGgcatgcataaatattaactaATGGATCATGATTAACATTAATTTATACATACGGCTTTGACGACTCTTTCGAAAGCATCAATACCATGTTGATCGATGAAACGCTCAACGGACCTCCTTGCATCCAGGCTCATCATTTGGAGGACCTTCTTCTGACCATCTGGCTTGTTTGAGCTCACCATATACCCTCCAAGCTTCACATATTTTCTCACAATGTTCTCATAAATATAGGCTGCTCCGTTGTAAATTGGCAACACCAACCACATGCAAAACAGCAGCTTCATATACGGCCATATTGGGATCCTACACACACATAATACATTAAATATGtcttttttatacaagcgatatttaAGAGATGGAGGATCTCGGGTGTAAGGTTAACTGCGCACTTTGGAGTTACaagtatattgaatatgttagaatgtatgtatatatatatatatatatatatatatatatatatgcatacaaaattaaaattttgacttaCCAAGCCAAGACTTTCCAGCATGATAGCTCGAATAATGTTATGAAGGAATATATAACCCAATACGTTAGCCACTGCTGATCGTCTAGTGCAGAAGGGCTCTCGATTGCTCGCATTGATGCATACCTGTTCATGATCCACAAATGGAGAAACATATTTTAGTTAGCTCAGgtctttgcttttgttgccCTTTTTAATTTATCTTATAGAGAGATGTCATTTACTTACAAAGGATAAAGAAGCATCACTCCTGGCCTGCAGAGCAGatgatcaaaagaaaaaaaaaaaaatctcaaggTCAGTTCATTCTTAAGACTTGAAAAATGATgacaatttaattatttatttggtttaAAATGAATCATCAATTACTAAGTTGCAGTTCTTATGATCAAAcatttttttgggtagatTTCCAAAATATCCACATGAACAATCTTGCAAGTTATAAGATGGTGATCAAAACATTAATGTTAATATGCAACAAGCTAGGagtactataaaaaaaaaggaggtaAACTACATATTAGTACCCAAACTTTAGGGGTCGTTATAAGCAATTACCCAACcttctaaaattttcaagcACATGCCTGAACTCTTGGAAAACCTACAAATTGATCACGCCGTTAGCCAGCCCATTATTGAAGTCGTTAAGTGATTCCGTGGCATCAGGCAATGTGcgtattatttatttcatgtATCAGACAATGtacgttttatttatttcatgcATCAGACAATGTACGTTTTATATGCAATCTAAAGCAAATCAAGATGTCATCTATATATAGTTGAAATTCTGTGTATAGAAGTTGACATTTAAGAGAAAAGCGCCCTTCATACAAGACTTTTTCCACTTTTTGCAGAAGACACATCACATCCGTATACAGTTATAAATgataatatatgaaaaatacgcacccacacaaaaacaaaacaaaaacaaaagtttagGTGGGTTTTCTGCTAATTACCCGATTAATGTATCCAAATTTTTAGCAACGGCTGCAAGAACACCCATGCTTTCTGATGATTCTGATGATGAAATGCTATCTGACTGCTCACAAATTAATTCCTGCAATATTTGGATTGAGATATGTGGGGTTGTTGGGAAAGCGTAAGAATGTGTGCCCTGTATATAAAGGGTTCTTTGCCCTGTGCGAGAGGTTGACGAAAGGCTGAAGCCAAGTAAAGGATTTTTGGTATCAGAGGTTTTCTTTTGAGAAGAAACAACGTTCTAGCTGTTCATGAACTGACCACATATCTCAAGGGCATTAGCATATATACCTTACCTTTCATTCTCTTGAaacttttctcctttttttataaGTGCTTTTACGTTGGCATCTCATAACATatttgatttcagtttttCTTGAACATAAATTAAAGTTTTACTTAacgtatataaaaaaaatgcctTTGGATGTTAGAGATATGATTCAAAACATGTAGAAAATAACTAAATCAAGATAAGAAATAGTAATTAAAGGCATGCTTAGGTGTAAATAAATgaacttaattaattagaataGAATGCATGCTTATGAGAAAAGAAGATGGGCACACCTACTTTCTGAAAAAATATTCTTGAATACTACAAATGTAGTTTTGTCACATTCACGTTTCATGATTACAATCATGTCTCATATATATAGTCGTTATATGATCAATTAATATGAGAAAATAAGAGAGAATTCATTCTCGATATATACATTTGATTTATATTTACCGtatgaagaaaagagagaagaatgggaaaaaaaaaaaagataaaaagaagaagataaaaagttagtaatttaaaaaagaaaaaaagaaaagtagaagCAAACCCTAAAGGTGGTGGCAACAAAAGGCAAGAATGAATAAAGTCAAGGCATGTGAGACAGGTAGGGCAGGATACAACTAGAACACTTGATTATTCTTCCTTAATAATTCCAAAAGCTTTCATCATTACATGTACTTTGTGCATTAACTTGATGCAACCCCCCAACATGTTATGTAAAAATGACCTAACCTAACACAACGAACACATCAATTACATATATCCCGCTGCACTTCTAAGTTCTACTGCGTGTGGTTGCCATGCTTGGTAGCTGCTGTGATCACAATAATGGAGATCCTTTTTGGTCTGTTAACTTAAATGGAGTTGTGTGTGATCatatgatatattttattatgaatATGCATGAGAAGAGTTAAAGATGGTTATTCATGCGAACGTGAGCAAAAACTATCGTCAATGTAACATGTCAAGTATCAAATTCCACGGACTGTAAAACTTTGTACCCGTTTTGTAAGTGCAACAATTGTATTAATCATGAAATCATATGTAGTTAATATGGGAATAACACGTATTATCATGCTAGAATAGCAAGTTGAAATAAATCGAGGACTATTTGAATTCCTCCTAACATGTTCAACTTACAAAAATAGTATAGGCGAGCGGATATACTCggtttttccctaattttttttaaaaatggtatcgccgcgcggctatacttgtttttccctaactttttttaaaaatagtatagctgggCAGCTTTACTGTTTTCGACAGGTGGCACCTTGGCGCTAAGTGggtccttttttaaaaatcaagtATAGCTGcccagctatactatttatatttataaaaaaaaaaaaaaagaggacctGCCTTGCGATTAGGTGCCCACTTCCAAgtaagtatagccgtgcggctatactatttatattaaataaaaagga includes the following:
- the LOC117623117 gene encoding uncharacterized protein LOC117623117, yielding MAVAFEGFSIREYAAKMRTVDVFKSYPFTAADNHDADEDDEDMKEKKKKKKKKEQVEALLPPITITKFKWWAHELHRLRASTNPHHHHPEQMLTLINKESSDIPRNDIEFTAVADELEAEVESQETQKSSETSSSLVCPVCKDFSSATVNAVNAHIDSCLAQASREERRQMRKAKSKVPKKRSIAEIFAVAPQIQNHYEEDDDGDDEDCELLGESGGDSSFSVSRLKAKKVKKRKKEKKKVLLLEENKKKFNKKMVMKNKKNKKKKNDGLIANKEKSCKLKLQNPVTFAKKLNKKFALDIWDGVTVRARTPNLKYLSTKKRKVVQTSKLIPKHQKQIFAVRSILKNHDVCGQNSAFCSMQGDSQANPCGIQHSERHVKFSDKNHILGPRKNGLSSFQHNTVGNLSSDTFVSSSEKDQSADSNKEAAPMEVDRRENHVSIGTDNGTEACSIIGRKELPKISDHADIPSFLRPHITHQEKVKHLPDKSVPASRAATEDNNLSMFGQGYPITSHKPAYAGIPRLISALEEPRTNTHGVAVSRAFGSSGTMIDHIEHPIHGAAMSSRENAGAFPEPFSSSFTFNEIARGGLPFPSQSEIDKFSDHGLHRQSLCPPMNLMGASYPFPEWKQRAGSFRERCVDEDFIGLPLNSQGELIQLSPTGRSGFNQLRKLDTIPGSSSSLPVQNFSQLMSTSSLPAHNFTHRTSMEDSLTAYKKHFVEKELPNDQLNLFPMQNYVKENFNSHFPDRLGVTYLDSTQRAGIHQLDFESSRSSHSFRPLDSGLNLMNISTSGCRQFDQVQNQKTVGMMPMDNSGHTSSNMNQPTMRLMGKDVAIGKSSREIQGFEDGKVWTDKEIIAEHCPSSTALHSSSLNKNFQQSWLPDTASGKLKETVAQSSEIHSEHASLQNFLMKAPEYRFPHPYHNWQSNSDFQTGSLTAHRSPSSNLIHFAQLPTSPAMFNRAPNFPEAFISGAESLQFGSQLPVFSGPQTTCGHGVLRPAEFNYKQNPPHFTKSAFGFPFLNPECRENVQSPWFQSSSKGLPPWLLHATLQGKPPNTASQSFPDVGRKNHHHIMPRSDIFTAPFMHHSSEFSYPCNLMTYHSQVMSSPSPATTFLPPHAPANTGGNQKAMSAINMGYRNRTKVKDRLKSKDYGIKDPYPCKKTKRLAVKAVDSTIPPNMFNLEMQEKLSAVAGSSRGNFFSEMQSTSRALDVDSSRTKASDLGCSLHEIQEDGFGSFGIESSKVDGMVKSGPIKLCAGAKHILKPTQNVDQDISRPIHSTIPFVAVPNGCREPEPQKKSTKIYRF
- the LOC117622732 gene encoding HVA22-like protein f; translated protein: MGVLAAVAKNLDTLIGPGVMLLYPLYASMRAIESPSALDDQQWLTYWVIYSFITLFELSCWKVLAWIPIWPYMKLLFCMWLVLPIYNGAAYIYENIVRKYVKLGGYMVSSNKPDGQKKVLQMMSLDARRSVERFIDQHGIDAFERVVKAAEKEARKY